A part of Xenopus tropicalis strain Nigerian chromosome 4, UCB_Xtro_10.0, whole genome shotgun sequence genomic DNA contains:
- the sult1e1 gene encoding sulfotransferase family 1E member 1, whose protein sequence is MLKFEENMIKDEDFEAITRVVSFRGVPMSKYNVENWERMDYFQARHDDVVIATYPKAGTTWVSEIMDMIYAGGDLEKCQRDAIYNRVPYMEIRVPGMPSGVDQLEVLASPRLIKTHVPIHLMPESFWEKNCKVIYVARNAKDVAVSYFFFHNMVKALPDPGPWDKFVTDYMNGAVSYGSWFDHVKGWWERRNQYQILYLFYEDLKEDPKREIKKILHFLKRELSEEVLEKIVHHTSFQIMSKNTMANYKTIPNELLNQTNTAFMRKGEAGDWKNHFTVAQNEMFDTHYQKEMLGTSLHFRTEI, encoded by the exons ATGCTCAAATTTGAGGAAAATAT GATAAAAGATGAAGACTTTGAAGCAATTACGCGTGTTGTTTCCTTTCGAGGGGTACCAATGTCAAAATATAATGTAGAGAACTGGGAACGGATGGATTACTTTCAAGCCAGGCATGACGATGTAGTTATTGCCACATATCCTAAAGCAG GAACCACCTGGGTAAGTGAAATTATGGATATGATTTACGCTGGTGGAGATCTAGAAAAATGCCAGCGTGATGCCATATATAATCGCGTCCCATATATGGAGATCAGAGTTCCTGGAATGCCTTCAG GTGTGGATCAACTGGAGGTCTTGGCTTCTCCCAGGCTGATTAAGACCCACGTCCCCATCCATCTGATGCCGGAGTCCTTCTGGGAGAAAAACTGCAAG GTTATTTATGTTGCTCGAAACGCCAAGGATGTAGCTGTTTCCTATTTCTTTTTCCACAACATGGTCAAGGCGTTGCCGGATCCAGGGCCCTGGGACAAATTTGTAACTGATTACATGAATGGTGCTG TGTCCTATGGTTCCTGGTTTGATCATGTCAAAGGCTGGTGGGAGAGGAGAAATCAGTATCAAATCCTGTATTTATTCTATGAAGATTTAAAAGAG GATCCAAAGAGAGAAATCAAAAAAATACTGCACTTCTTAAAGAGAGAGTTGAGCGAGGAAGTTCTGGAGAAGATTGTTCACCACACTTCATTCCAAATAATGAGCAAGAACACCATGGCAAATTATAAAACCATCCCAAATGAACTTTTGAACCAGACCAACACTGCCTTCATGAGAAAGG GAGAGGCTGGTGACTGGAAGAATCATTTCACTGTTGCTCAGAATGAAATGTTTGATACCCATTACCAGAAAGAGATGTTGGGGACAAGCCTACATTTCAGGACTGAGATCTGA
- the sult1e1 gene encoding sulfotransferase family 1E member 1 isoform X1 yields MLKFEENMIKDEDFEAITRVVSFRGVPMSKYNVENWERMDYFQARHDDVVIATYPKAGTTWVSEIMDMIYAGGDLEKCQRDAIYNRVPYMEIRVPGMPSGVDQLEVLASPRLIKTHVPIHLMPESFWEKNCKVIYVARNAKDVAVSYFFFHNMVKALPDPGPWDKFVTDYMNGAVSYGSWFDHVKGWWERRNQYQILYLFYEDLKEDPKREIKKILHFLKRELSEEVLEKIVHHTSFQIMSKNTMANYKTIPNELLNQTNTAFMRKGKSNICVELPEE; encoded by the exons ATGCTCAAATTTGAGGAAAATAT GATAAAAGATGAAGACTTTGAAGCAATTACGCGTGTTGTTTCCTTTCGAGGGGTACCAATGTCAAAATATAATGTAGAGAACTGGGAACGGATGGATTACTTTCAAGCCAGGCATGACGATGTAGTTATTGCCACATATCCTAAAGCAG GAACCACCTGGGTAAGTGAAATTATGGATATGATTTACGCTGGTGGAGATCTAGAAAAATGCCAGCGTGATGCCATATATAATCGCGTCCCATATATGGAGATCAGAGTTCCTGGAATGCCTTCAG GTGTGGATCAACTGGAGGTCTTGGCTTCTCCCAGGCTGATTAAGACCCACGTCCCCATCCATCTGATGCCGGAGTCCTTCTGGGAGAAAAACTGCAAG GTTATTTATGTTGCTCGAAACGCCAAGGATGTAGCTGTTTCCTATTTCTTTTTCCACAACATGGTCAAGGCGTTGCCGGATCCAGGGCCCTGGGACAAATTTGTAACTGATTACATGAATGGTGCTG TGTCCTATGGTTCCTGGTTTGATCATGTCAAAGGCTGGTGGGAGAGGAGAAATCAGTATCAAATCCTGTATTTATTCTATGAAGATTTAAAAGAG GATCCAAAGAGAGAAATCAAAAAAATACTGCACTTCTTAAAGAGAGAGTTGAGCGAGGAAGTTCTGGAGAAGATTGTTCACCACACTTCATTCCAAATAATGAGCAAGAACACCATGGCAAATTATAAAACCATCCCAAATGAACTTTTGAACCAGACCAACACTGCCTTCATGAGAAAGGGTAAAAGCAATATCTGTGTCGAGTTACCCGAGGAATAA
- the sult1e1 gene encoding sulfotransferase family 1E member 1 isoform X2, producing the protein MSKYNVENWERMDYFQARHDDVVIATYPKAGTTWVSEIMDMIYAGGDLEKCQRDAIYNRVPYMEIRVPGMPSGVDQLEVLASPRLIKTHVPIHLMPESFWEKNCKVIYVARNAKDVAVSYFFFHNMVKALPDPGPWDKFVTDYMNGAVSYGSWFDHVKGWWERRNQYQILYLFYEDLKEDPKREIKKILHFLKRELSEEVLEKIVHHTSFQIMSKNTMANYKTIPNELLNQTNTAFMRKGEAGDWKNHFTVAQNEMFDTHYQKEMLGTSLHFRTEI; encoded by the exons ATGTCAAAATATAATGTAGAGAACTGGGAACGGATGGATTACTTTCAAGCCAGGCATGACGATGTAGTTATTGCCACATATCCTAAAGCAG GAACCACCTGGGTAAGTGAAATTATGGATATGATTTACGCTGGTGGAGATCTAGAAAAATGCCAGCGTGATGCCATATATAATCGCGTCCCATATATGGAGATCAGAGTTCCTGGAATGCCTTCAG GTGTGGATCAACTGGAGGTCTTGGCTTCTCCCAGGCTGATTAAGACCCACGTCCCCATCCATCTGATGCCGGAGTCCTTCTGGGAGAAAAACTGCAAG GTTATTTATGTTGCTCGAAACGCCAAGGATGTAGCTGTTTCCTATTTCTTTTTCCACAACATGGTCAAGGCGTTGCCGGATCCAGGGCCCTGGGACAAATTTGTAACTGATTACATGAATGGTGCTG TGTCCTATGGTTCCTGGTTTGATCATGTCAAAGGCTGGTGGGAGAGGAGAAATCAGTATCAAATCCTGTATTTATTCTATGAAGATTTAAAAGAG GATCCAAAGAGAGAAATCAAAAAAATACTGCACTTCTTAAAGAGAGAGTTGAGCGAGGAAGTTCTGGAGAAGATTGTTCACCACACTTCATTCCAAATAATGAGCAAGAACACCATGGCAAATTATAAAACCATCCCAAATGAACTTTTGAACCAGACCAACACTGCCTTCATGAGAAAGG GAGAGGCTGGTGACTGGAAGAATCATTTCACTGTTGCTCAGAATGAAATGTTTGATACCCATTACCAGAAAGAGATGTTGGGGACAAGCCTACATTTCAGGACTGAGATCTGA